A stretch of the Epinephelus fuscoguttatus linkage group LG2, E.fuscoguttatus.final_Chr_v1 genome encodes the following:
- the rhoua gene encoding ras homolog family member Ua: MSPSSPCQMPPRGDGGYKPAPVSPAPPVPPRRVRGSGRTRRSGAGAGAAGAGAAERRVKCVLVGDGAVGKTSLVVSYTTNGYPTEYVPTAFDNFSAVVSVDGQPVKLQLCDTAGQDEFDKLRPLCYTSADVFLLCFSVVSPASFQNVPEKWVPEIRRHAPFAPLVLVGTQCDLREDVKVLIDLAKYRERPVDPADARDCAMEIGAVAYMECSSLTQKNLKEVFDTAILASLQNYSSHKHSRGKQKRRKKQRQTPDKMKSLSKSWWKRYCCVA; the protein is encoded by the exons ATGTCACCCTCCTCtccctgccagatgcctccgcGGGGCGACGGGGGCTACAAGCCGGCACCGGTGTCCCCTGCTCCGCCTGTCCCACCGAGGAGGGTCAGGGGCTCCGGCAGGACGCGGCGGTCCGGTGCAGGGGCAGGGGCAGCGGGAGCCGGAGCAGCGGAGAGGCGGGTGAAGTGTGTGCTGGTGGGGGACGGAGCTGTGGGGAAAACCAGCCTGGTGGTCAGCTACACCACTAACGGGTACCCCACCGAGTACGTGCCCACGGCGTTTGACAACTTCTCAG cgGTGGTATCAGTGGATGGGCAGCCAGTCAAACTACAACTCTGTGACACAGCAGGACAG GATGAGTTTGACAAGCTGCGGCCTCTGTGTTACACGAGTGCAGATGTGTTCCTGCTGTGCTTCAGCGTCGTCAGTCCTGCTTCCTTCCAGAACGTTCCTGAAAAGTGGGTTCCAGAGATCCGCAGACATGCACCCTTCGCGCCTCTGGTCCTAGTTGGGACACAGTGTGACCTCCGAGAAGATGTCAAG gTTCTCATTGACCTGGCTAAGTACCGGGAGCGACCTGTGGACCCAGCAGATGCCCGGGACTGTGCGATGGAGATTGGTGCTGTGGCCTACATGGAGTGCTCTTCCCTGACCCAAAAAAATTTAAAGGAAGTGTTTGACACGGCCATATTGGCCAGCCTGCAGAACTACAGCTCCCATAAGCACTCGAGAGGGAAACAGAAACGACGCAAAAAGCAAAGGCAGACACCTGACAAGATGAAGAGTCTGTCTAAGTCATGGTGGAAAAGGTACTGCTGCGTGGCCTAA
- the pdcd2 gene encoding programmed cell death protein 2 — protein sequence MSGDSSVSSAEVVLGFLEEAESWRLLSPQFPSKVGGKPAWLSQRGLPSLSGLECEICRLPMAFLLQVYAPISGQDRSFHRTLFLFCCRTHECYAANDSRCMKVFRSQLQRRNEFYPYDPPPEDEPPSGPEPDQSVLSVSGVKLCWVCGCPGNKACSRCHSVTYCGKHHQTLHWKHTHKRECGSQEAPTVTTSTFLFPESELVTEPEEEEEKKEEDTKEAEEEEEEERSADCPSLADTLAETDLEEMAMHESEDNKVFQRFKKRIAPEPHQVVRYSRGGSPLWVSSQHIPSDEDIPPCTCGAKRIFEFQVMPQLLNSLCVDSTGASIDWGTLAVYTCSASCNHDDEYRLEFIWKQDFSSDQHAQMKPT from the exons ATGTCCGGGGACAGCAGCGTGTCCTCGGCGGAGGTGGTTCTGGGTTTCCTGGAGGAGGCGGAGTCGTGGCGGCTGCTGTCCCCACAGTTCCCCAGTAAGGTCGGGGGGAAACCGGCGTGGCTCAGCCAGAGAGGCCTGCCCTCACTGTCCGGGCTGGAGTGTGAGATATGCCGTCTGCCTATGGCCTTCCTGCTGCAG GTGTACGCACCCATTTCTGGTCAGGACAGAAGTTTCCACAGGACGCTCTTTCTGTTCTGCTGCAGAACTCACGAGTGTTACGCAGCCAACGACAGTCGCTGTATGAAAG TTTTCAGAAGCCAGCTACAGAGGAGGAATGAGTTCTACCCCTACGACCCTCCACCAG AGGATGAACCCCCCAGCGGTCCTGAACCGGACCAGAGTGTGTTGTCCGTATCTGGAGTTAAACTATGCTGGGTGTGTGGTTGCCCCGGCAACAAAGCCTGCTCCCGCTGTCACAGCGTAACCTACTGTGGAAAACACCACCAGACCCtccactggaaacacacacacaagagggaGTGTGGCAGCCAAG AAGCACCAACTGTCACAACCTCGACCTTCCTCTTCCCTGAGTCTGAGCTGGTCACTGaacctgaggaggaggaagagaagaaggaggaagacaCAAAGGAggctgaagaagaagaggaggaggagaggagtgcAGATTGTCCCTCCCTAGCAGACA CTCTGGCAGAGACGGACCTGGAGGAGATGGCTATGCACGAGAGCGAAGACAACAAAGTGTTCCAGCGGTTTAAAAAGAGGATCGCACCAGAGCCTCACCAG GTGGTGCGTTATAGTCGAGGCGGCTCCCCCTTGTGGGTCTCCTCTCAGCACATCCCTTCAGATGAGGATATCCCACCATGCACCTGTGGCGCCAAGAGGATTTTTGAGTTTCAG gTGATGCCGCAGCTGTTAAACAGCCTGTGTGTGGACTCGACAGGAGCCAGTATCGACTGGGGGACCCTGGCGGTCTACACGTGCTCTGCCAGCTGTAACCATGACGACGAGTACCGCCTCGAGTTCATTTGGAAACAGGACTTCAGCTCAGATCAACACGCACAGATGAAACCTACGTAA
- the LOC125902640 gene encoding TATA-box-binding protein, protein MDQNNSIPPFQGLASPQGAMTPGMPIFSPMMPYGSGLTPQPVQNTNSLSILEEQQRQQQQQQAQQANAGLPGTSGQTPQLYHSQTVAGTTTTALPGNTPLYNTPLTPMTPITPATPASESSGIVPQLQNIVSTVNLGCKLDLKTIALRARNAEYNPKRFAAVIMRIREPRTTALIFSSGKMVCTGAKSEEQSRLAARKYARVVQKLGFPAKFLDFKIQNMVGSCDVKFPIRLEGLVLTHQQFSSYEPELFPGLIYRMIKPRIVLLIFVSGKVVLTGAKVRAEIYEAFENIYPILKGFRKTT, encoded by the exons ATGGACCAGAACAACAGTATACCACCCTTCCAGGGGCTGGCCTCCCCTCAG GGTGCCATGACTCCAGGCATGCCAATCTTCAGTCCTATGATGCCATATGGCTCAGGTCTGACACCCCAGCCTGTCCAGAACACGAACAGTTTGTCTATACTGGAGGAACAGCAaaggcaacaacagcagcaacaggcacAGCAGGCAAACGCAG GCCTCCCTGGAACGTCAGGACAGACCCCTCAGCTCTACCATTCCCAGACTGTTGCGGGCACGACCACCACAGCGCTGCCAGGGAACACCCCGCTCTACAACACCCCGCTGACCCCCATGACCCCTATCACACCGGCCACGCCAGCTTCAGAGAGCTCTGGAATAGTACCACAGCTACA AAACATCGTATCTACTGTAAATCTGGGCTGTAAATTGGACTTGAAGACTATCGCTCTGAGAGCCAGGAATGCAGAGTACAACCCAAAG CGTTTTGCTGCGGTCATCATGAGAATACGAGAACCCAGGACCACTGCTCTCATCTTCAGCTCAGGGAAGATGGTCTGCACCGGAGCCAAGAG TGAGGAGCAGTCGAGGTTAGCTGCAAGAAAATATGCTCGTGTGGTGCAGAAGCTCGGTTTCCCTGCTAAGTTCCTGGACTTCAAGATTCAGAACATGGTGGGAAGCTGTGATGTGAAGTTCCCCATTCGGCTAGAAGGATTAGTCCTCACACATCAGCAATTCAGCAg CTATGAACCAGAGCTGTTTCCAGGACTGATTTACAGAATGATCAAACCCAGAATCGTTCTGCTCATCTTTGTTTCGGGGAAAGTTGTACTCACAG gcGCCAAGGTGAGAGCAGAGATCTATGAAGCATTTGAAAACATCTATCCCATTCTGAAAGGTTTCCGCAAGACAACGTAG
- the psmc3 gene encoding 26S proteasome regulatory subunit 6A, giving the protein MASLSDKSVWDEVEDGIGEEVLKMSTEEIVQRTRLLDSEIKIMKSEVLRVTHELQAMKDKIKENTEKIKVNKTLPYLVSNVIELLDVDPNDQEEDGANVDLDSQRKGKCAVIKTSTRQTYFLPVIGLVDAEKLKPGDLVGVNKDSYLILETLPTEYDSRVKAMEVDERPTEQYSDIGGLDKQIQELVEAIVLPMNHKEKFENLGIQPPKGVLMYGPPGTGKTLLARACAAQTKATFLKLAGPQLVQMFIGDGAKLVRDAFALAKEKAPSIIFIDELDAIGTKRFDSEKAGDREVQRTMLELLNQLDGFQPNMQVKVIAATNRVDILDPALLRSGRLDRKIEFPMPNEEARARIMQIHSRKMNVSPDVNYEELARCTDDFNGAQCKAVCVEAGMIALRRGATELNHEDYMEGILEVQAKKKANLQYYA; this is encoded by the exons ATGGCGTCGCTGAGTGACAAATCAGTTTGGGACGAGGTGGAGGATGGAATCGGTGAAGAAGTGTTAAAAATGTCCACAGAGGAGATAGTCCAGCGGACTCGTCTCCTCGACAGCGAGATAAAGATAATGAAGAGCGAGGTGCTGAGGGTGACCCACGAACTGCAGGCTATGAAAGataaaatcaaagaaaacaCGGAGAAGATAAAGGTGAACAAAACGCTGCCGTATCTCGTGTCTAATGTGATCGAGCTGTTGGATGTGGACCCCAACGACCAGGAGGAGGACGGGGCTAATGTGGACCTGGACTCTCAGAGGAAAGGAAAGTGCGCCGTCATTAAGACCTCCACTCGACAGACCTACTTCCTCCCCGTCATCGGGCTGGTGGACGCCGAGAAGCTGAAGCCCGGAGACCTGGTTGGTGTCAACAAGGACTCTTACCTGATCCTGGAGACCTTACCCACCGAGTACGACTCCAGAGTCAAGGCCATGGAGGTGGACGAGCGCCCCACAGAGCAGTACAGCGACATAGGAGGGCTAGACAAACAGAtccaggagctggtggaggctATTGTCCTGCCCATGAACCACAAGGAGAAGTTTGAAAACCTTGGCATCCAGCCACCCAAAGGGGTCCTGATGTACGGACCACCTGGCACAGGGAAGACCCTTCTGGCCAGGGCCTGCGCTGCTCAGACCAAGGCCACCTTCCTGAAGCTGGCCGGTCCACAGCTGGTCCAGATGTTCATCGGAGATGGAGCCAAGCTGGTGAGAGACGCCTTCGCCCTGGCCAAAGAGAAAGCCCCATCCATCATCTTCATCGATGAGTTGGACGCCATTGGCACCAAGAGGTTTGACAGCGAGAAGgcaggagacagagaggtgcaGAGGACCATGTTGGAGCTGCTCAACCAGCTGGATGGATTTCAGCCCAACATGCAGGTCAAG GTGATTGCTGCCACCAACAGAGTGGACATCCTGGACCCTGCTCTGCTCCGATCAGGTCGTTTGGACAGAAAGATCGAGTTCCCCATGCCAAACGAAGAGGCCAGAGCTCGCATCATGCAGATCCACTCCCGCAAGATGAACGTCAGCCCCGACGTCAACTACGAGGAGCTGGCTCGCTGCACCGACGACTTCAATGGAGCCCAGTgcaaagctgtgtgtgtggaggctgGCATGATCGCGCTGCGTCGTGGGGCCACAGAGCTGAACCATGAAGACTACATGGAGGGAATCCTGGAGGTCCAAGCCAAGAAGAAGGCCAACCTTCAGTACTACGCCTGA